A genome region from Pan troglodytes isolate AG18354 chromosome 3, NHGRI_mPanTro3-v2.0_pri, whole genome shotgun sequence includes the following:
- the LOC100614151 gene encoding metallothionein-2-like, with product MDPNCFCAAGDSCTCAGSCKCKECKCTSCKKSCCSCCPVGCAKCAQGCICKGASDKCNCCA from the coding sequence ATGGATCCCAACTGCTTCTGTGCCGCCGGTGACTCCTGCACCTGCGCCGGCTCCTGCAAGTGCAAAGAGTGCAAATGCACCTCCTGCAAGAAAAGCTGCTGCTCCTGCTGTCCTGTGGGCTGTGCCAAGTGTGCCCAGGGCTGCATCTGCAAAGGGGCGTCGGACAAGTGCAACTGCTGTGCCTGA